A window of the Acidimicrobiales bacterium genome harbors these coding sequences:
- a CDS encoding MoxR family ATPase: MNSTEASPLDQHRAGQFAAAFSAICDNVEFVVRGKRRVVEQSLLCMIAGGHLLVEDVPGVGKTTLAKALAASVGGHLGRIQFTPDLLPADVTGVSIWNRADSAFEFRKGPVFTELVLADEINRASPKTQSALLEAMAEGQVTVDGVTHQLPEPFMVMATQNPIEQEGTYPLPESQLDRFLMRLSVGYPDRTDELAILHTHESDGLVRRLQPVATLRDIITMSRLVQGVHIADELRAYLIDIADATRRHPAVALGMSPRATLSLQRVARARALAGGQVFVSDDDIKAVAREVISHRLILRPEAQLQGTSADSVVADILAAVPVPYDRV, encoded by the coding sequence ATGAACTCAACCGAAGCATCGCCCCTCGACCAGCATCGTGCCGGTCAGTTCGCAGCGGCATTCTCGGCCATTTGCGACAACGTCGAGTTCGTCGTGCGGGGCAAGCGTCGGGTCGTCGAGCAGTCACTGCTCTGCATGATCGCCGGCGGGCATCTGCTCGTGGAAGACGTGCCTGGCGTCGGCAAGACCACCCTGGCCAAGGCGCTGGCCGCCTCGGTCGGTGGACATCTCGGGCGCATCCAGTTCACCCCCGACCTCCTGCCGGCCGATGTCACCGGCGTCAGCATCTGGAACCGAGCCGACTCGGCGTTCGAGTTCCGCAAGGGCCCGGTGTTCACCGAACTGGTCTTGGCCGACGAGATCAACCGTGCCTCGCCGAAGACCCAGTCGGCACTCCTCGAAGCGATGGCCGAAGGACAGGTCACCGTCGACGGCGTCACCCACCAGCTGCCCGAACCGTTCATGGTGATGGCCACGCAGAACCCGATCGAGCAGGAGGGCACCTATCCCCTGCCCGAGAGCCAGCTCGACCGCTTCCTCATGCGGTTGTCGGTCGGCTATCCCGATCGCACCGATGAGTTGGCCATCCTCCATACCCACGAGAGCGACGGCCTCGTGCGCCGCCTCCAACCCGTCGCCACGTTGCGAGACATCATCACGATGAGCCGCCTGGTGCAGGGGGTGCACATCGCCGATGAGCTGCGGGCCTACCTGATCGACATCGCCGATGCCACGCGCCGTCACCCGGCCGTCGCGCTCGGCATGTCGCCCCGCGCCACCCTCAGCCTCCAGCGTGTCGCTCGGGCCCGGGCCCTCGCTGGTGGGCAGGTGTTCGTCTCCGATGACGACATCAAGGCCGTCGCCCGAGAGGTCATCTCCCACCGTCTCATCCTGCGGCCCGAGGCCCAATTGCAGGGCACGAGTGCCGACTCGGTGGTCGCCGACATCCTCGCCGCCGTACCGGTGCCCTACGACCGGGTCTGA
- a CDS encoding TIGR03086 family metal-binding protein codes for MTPKTTVTTTTSNTSDIHADPRHLLDRAIATAASVISGVRADQLDDATPCSEMDVRTMLRHLVGVLDRITALGQGEDPFAVVETDAPDDGWPSAWASASERLADAWRDDAVLVRPMALPWIQGSGADILVSYFSEVTVHTWDLATATDQQPEWDDTVIEVALANRDFLPAEHRLELYAEISAAMGLDEVAVPFAERVVVPDDASPIDQLVAWNGRDPRG; via the coding sequence ATGACACCGAAAACGACAGTGACAACGACGACATCCAACACCTCCGACATCCACGCCGATCCCCGGCACCTTCTCGACCGAGCGATCGCCACCGCCGCATCCGTGATCAGCGGCGTTCGAGCCGACCAACTCGATGATGCGACGCCGTGCTCCGAGATGGATGTCCGCACCATGCTCCGCCACCTCGTGGGCGTGCTCGATCGCATCACCGCCCTGGGACAGGGCGAGGATCCATTCGCCGTTGTCGAGACCGACGCTCCCGACGACGGCTGGCCGTCAGCCTGGGCCTCCGCCTCCGAGCGACTCGCCGACGCGTGGCGAGACGATGCCGTCCTCGTTCGGCCCATGGCGTTGCCATGGATCCAGGGCAGCGGGGCCGACATCCTGGTCTCGTACTTCTCCGAGGTGACGGTGCACACCTGGGACCTCGCCACTGCGACCGACCAACAACCGGAGTGGGACGACACCGTCATCGAGGTGGCGCTGGCCAATCGCGACTTCCTTCCCGCCGAGCATCGCCTCGAGCTCTACGCCGAGATCTCGGCGGCGATGGGACTCGACGAGGTGGCCGTCCCGTTCGCCGAACGGGTCGTGGTCCCCGACGACGCCTCGCCGATCGACCAACTCGTCGCCTGGAACGGACGCGACCCCCGAGGCTGA
- a CDS encoding ROK family protein, translated as MDQALALDIGGTKLAAAIVDADGTVSHRTIAPTGQHADGEATFALVCELLDQFRPFDRFAALGVGCPGPMAEKGQLVSPLNIPSWRRFPLAARLAEHTGLPTALDGDAKALALAEGWIGAAVGERDFVAMVVSTGVGGGIVLDGRLIDGRLGNAGHVGQIVVNPGGQTLPGQITGSLECEASGTAIALRTGRPATEACTAEIRHVGTMVGRAVGSLANALDLHLAVVGGSVALGLGEPFFASAQAECDRICTLDYSIGTRIEPVGLGVEAPLVGAAAVGFRAIGHDLGGLA; from the coding sequence ATGGATCAGGCGCTGGCACTCGACATCGGCGGCACCAAGCTGGCGGCGGCAATCGTCGATGCCGACGGCACGGTGAGTCATCGAACGATTGCGCCGACCGGGCAACACGCCGACGGTGAAGCGACGTTCGCGTTGGTGTGCGAGTTGCTCGATCAGTTTCGGCCCTTCGACCGATTCGCTGCGCTCGGGGTCGGGTGCCCGGGCCCGATGGCCGAGAAAGGTCAGCTGGTCTCACCGCTCAACATCCCCTCGTGGCGCCGCTTTCCATTGGCGGCGCGGCTGGCCGAGCACACCGGCCTGCCCACGGCGCTCGACGGCGACGCAAAAGCGTTGGCGCTGGCCGAGGGTTGGATCGGCGCCGCCGTCGGTGAGCGGGACTTTGTCGCCATGGTCGTGTCCACGGGGGTCGGTGGTGGCATCGTCCTCGACGGTCGGCTGATCGACGGTCGGCTGGGCAACGCCGGCCATGTCGGGCAGATCGTGGTGAACCCGGGCGGGCAGACCCTGCCCGGGCAGATCACCGGCAGCCTCGAATGTGAGGCGTCGGGCACCGCCATTGCCCTTCGTACCGGTCGACCGGCCACCGAGGCCTGCACGGCCGAGATCCGCCACGTCGGCACCATGGTGGGGCGAGCGGTCGGTTCGCTTGCCAACGCGCTCGATCTCCACCTCGCCGTGGTGGGGGGCTCCGTGGCGCTGGGGCTCGGCGAGCCGTTCTTCGCCTCGGCCCAGGCCGAGTGCGATCGCATCTGCACCCTCGACTACAGCATCGGCACCCGTATCGAGCCGGTCGGACTCGGTGTGGAGGCTCCGTTGGTCGGTGCCGCCGCGGTCGGGTTCCGGGCCATCGGCCACGATCTCGGTGGTCTCGCCTGA
- a CDS encoding VOC family protein: MELHGVDRLARLGVLNTTARSNMIVGVDHIQIAMPVGGESAAIAFYSELLGLEQVPKPPELAVRGGCWFATPTLQIHLGADPNFRPDEKGHPAFLVDDRAALAERLVAAGVATRDGTTVAGVTQLFCDDPFGNRIEFVSAPTSSA, translated from the coding sequence GTGGAGCTACACGGTGTCGACCGGCTCGCCCGGCTCGGCGTCCTGAACACAACCGCCCGCAGCAACATGATCGTCGGGGTCGACCACATCCAGATCGCCATGCCGGTCGGAGGTGAGTCGGCCGCGATCGCGTTCTACAGCGAGCTGCTCGGTCTCGAGCAGGTGCCCAAGCCGCCCGAGCTGGCCGTTCGTGGCGGCTGCTGGTTCGCCACCCCGACACTCCAGATCCACCTCGGCGCCGACCCGAACTTCCGGCCCGACGAGAAGGGCCACCCTGCCTTCCTCGTCGATGACCGTGCGGCACTCGCCGAACGGCTCGTGGCAGCCGGCGTGGCCACCCGCGACGGCACCACCGTCGCCGGCGTCACGCAGTTGTTCTGCGACGACCCGTTCGGCAACCGCATCGAGTTCGTGTCGGCGCCGACCAGCTCCGCCTAG
- a CDS encoding antibiotic biosynthesis monooxygenase — MTVIKINAITVPADAGDELGKRFAARAGAVDGQDGFEGFELLQPTDGRNVWLVITRWRDEAAFEAWTASQSFAHGHQGADRPAPSGGPVSTGAELWSYTVSTGSPGSAS, encoded by the coding sequence ATGACCGTCATCAAGATCAACGCCATCACCGTGCCCGCTGATGCCGGCGACGAACTGGGCAAGCGTTTCGCGGCCCGGGCCGGTGCCGTCGACGGGCAGGACGGGTTCGAAGGCTTCGAACTGCTCCAGCCGACCGACGGCCGCAACGTCTGGCTGGTCATCACCCGCTGGCGCGACGAGGCCGCGTTCGAGGCCTGGACGGCATCGCAGTCGTTCGCCCACGGCCACCAGGGCGCCGACCGTCCCGCACCGAGCGGTGGCCCGGTCAGCACCGGTGCCGAACTGTGGAGCTACACGGTGTCGACCGGCTCGCCCGGCTCGGCGTCCTGA
- a CDS encoding acyl-CoA dehydrogenase family protein: MQPTYSPEAAVFREKIQAFLAEHLPADWEGIGALEADAAAEFTKQWRDILRDNKLLAASWPAEYGGAGLSQLEAVIMAEEFAKAGVPTGGANDAFSIQMVGNTIIQWGTEEQKRHFLPRIISGEDLWCQGYSEPNAGSDLGNLGCKAELDGDEWVINGQKIWTSAGHLADWIFVLTRTDPNAAKHRGITFLLVPMNQPGVEVRPIKMISGESEFNEVFFTDARAPKENVIGEVNGGWGVAMTLLGFERGEASATTPVLFGVELDRLLALAKEQGKADDPIVRQHLAWCYSKVQIMRYLGMRTLTKFLAGEHPGADASIFKLYWSEYHRKVTELGVSLFGAGGMVVDGKFPSSAFSTDSPGAPNDSGSWIGTFLNARAGTIYAGTSQVQRNIIGEIVLGLPKEPRADAGPWKDIPK, from the coding sequence ATGCAGCCCACGTACAGCCCCGAAGCCGCGGTCTTCCGCGAGAAGATCCAAGCATTCCTCGCCGAGCACCTGCCGGCCGATTGGGAAGGTATCGGCGCCCTCGAAGCCGACGCCGCCGCCGAGTTCACCAAGCAGTGGCGTGACATCCTGCGAGACAACAAGCTGCTCGCGGCGTCCTGGCCCGCCGAATACGGCGGCGCCGGACTCTCCCAGCTCGAAGCCGTCATCATGGCCGAGGAATTCGCCAAGGCCGGCGTCCCCACCGGCGGCGCCAACGACGCCTTCAGCATCCAGATGGTCGGCAACACGATCATCCAATGGGGCACCGAGGAACAGAAGCGCCATTTCCTCCCCCGCATCATCTCGGGCGAAGACCTGTGGTGCCAGGGCTACTCCGAGCCCAACGCCGGCTCCGACCTCGGCAACCTCGGCTGCAAGGCCGAACTCGACGGCGACGAGTGGGTCATCAATGGCCAGAAGATCTGGACCTCGGCCGGACACCTCGCCGATTGGATCTTCGTCCTCACCCGCACCGATCCCAATGCGGCGAAGCACCGCGGCATCACGTTCCTGCTCGTCCCGATGAACCAGCCGGGCGTCGAAGTGCGCCCGATCAAGATGATCAGCGGTGAGTCCGAGTTCAACGAGGTCTTCTTCACCGACGCCCGGGCTCCGAAGGAGAACGTCATCGGCGAGGTCAACGGCGGCTGGGGTGTGGCCATGACCCTCCTCGGTTTCGAACGCGGCGAAGCCTCGGCCACCACGCCCGTGCTGTTCGGCGTCGAGCTCGACCGCCTGCTCGCGCTAGCCAAGGAACAGGGCAAGGCCGACGATCCGATCGTCCGCCAGCATCTGGCGTGGTGCTACTCGAAGGTGCAGATCATGCGCTACCTCGGCATGCGCACCCTCACCAAGTTCCTCGCCGGCGAACACCCCGGCGCCGACGCCTCGATCTTCAAGCTGTACTGGTCGGAGTACCACCGCAAAGTCACCGAGCTGGGCGTGTCGCTCTTCGGCGCCGGCGGCATGGTCGTCGACGGCAAGTTCCCGAGCAGTGCCTTCTCGACCGACTCACCGGGTGCGCCGAACGACTCGGGCTCGTGGATCGGCACGTTCCTCAATGCTCGTGCCGGCACCATCTACGCAGGCACGAGCCAGGTGCAGCGCAACATCATCGGCGAGATCGTTCTCGGACTCCCGAAGGAGCCGCGGGCCGACGCCGGGCCCTGGAAGGACATCCCGAAATGA